In one window of Henckelia pumila isolate YLH828 chromosome 1, ASM3356847v2, whole genome shotgun sequence DNA:
- the LOC140874128 gene encoding transcription initiation factor TFIID subunit 10-like, protein MNGQSSQQQPNDGRHDDDAALTDFLASLMDYTPTIPDELVEHYLAKSGFQCPDVRLTRLVAVATQKFIADVATDALQHCKARQSSIVKDKRDKQQKDKRLILSMEDLSKALREYGVNVKHQEYFADNPSAGLDSAPRDE, encoded by the exons ATGAACGGCCAAAGTAGCCAGCAGCAACCGAATGACGGCCGCCATGATGATGATGCTGCGCTTACCGATTTCCTCGCCTCTTTGATGGACTACACCCCCACG ATACCTGATGAATTGGTGGAGCATTACCTGGCAAAAAGCGGCTTCCAGTGTCCCGATGTCCGATT GACGAGGCTAGTGGCAGTTGCCACTCAGAAATTCATCGCGGACGTTGCTACTGATGCTCTTCA GCATTGCAAGGCGAGACAGTCATCTATAGTTAAAGACAAAAGAGATAAGCAGCAAAAG GATAAGCGTCTCATCTTATCCATGGAGGATCTTTCCAAGGCTTTGCGGGAG TATGGTGTTAACGTCAAACATCAAGAATACTTTGCCGACAATCCATCTGCTGGGTTAGATTCTGCTCCAAGAGATGAGTGA